The Chryseobacterium indologenes genomic sequence CCCGTTGTTTAGTGCCTGGATCGGCTCCCCGTTCATAGAACCTGAAGTATCCAATAAAAAATATGCTAATAATCTTCTGGTCATGGTAAGACAAGTATTAGTTCTGAAGCCGGCGGGGAAAGTCGAAGACTTTCAAGCCGGCTTTGATATGTTAAATAGAAATCTAAGACTTAGTTTGAATAGGCGTATTGCTGTCTTAAAATATCAATAAAGTTATCCGTATGGTGCGGTTCACCTACAGCGCGGAACTTCCAGTCTCCATTGTGGCGGTAGGCTTCCGCAAAGACCATGGCACACATTCCGTTCATACTTGAATCCCCGGAAAGGCTGTATCTGGTAATTTCTTTTCCTTTAGCATCCACGGCACGGATAAAAGCATTTTCAATCAGTCCGAAATGCTGGTTATTGGTTCTTCCCTGGTAAATGGTAACAAGGAAAACAATTTTCTGATAACTCTGGTCCAACTGATCCAGTTTAACGATGATCTGCTCGTCATCACCATCTCCGGCTCCGGTTCTGTTATCTCCTGTTAGCCATACATTTCCACTCGGGTGTTGCATAGAATTGAAGAAAACCACATCTCCCTGATAAAGTCCCATCTGTCTTCCGTCATTCGTCTGAACGGTTCTTCCCAGATTAGCGACCTTGCCGTTTCCATCCAAAAGAAATGCGACTGCATCAAGATCGTATTCAGCTTCTTTATTAAATAATTTCCCAAAGAAACCACCTCCCTGCTTTCTGACATCCCATCCTAAACCGATCGTTACTTTTGAAAGGTCATAAACACTTTCTCCGCGGTCATTTTTTCTTAAATCAATCGTCTGACCTTTCTGTAAATTAATTGCCATAGTTATCGTTTTGTGTATTTGCTTATATTATTTGATAATTTGTCCTTTATAATACTTTTCCAGGAAAAAGCCTAAATCTGCTCTGTATCCGATTCCTGACGCTTCAAATTTCCAGCTGCCGTTTCTCTTATACAATCTTCCGAATTCAACACCGGTTTCAATGGAAAAATCCTCATCAAGTTCATATTTTGCAATTTCCTGGTTGGAATGGTTATCCACAACCCTGATGTATGAATTTCTGACCTGACCGAAGTTTTGCTTTCTTCTTTCAAAGTCTTCTATGGTTACCACAAAAGGATTTCCTCAACCCTTGAATCTACTTTATCAAGATCAATAATGATTGCTTCATCATCATCTCCGTCACTGTTTTTCCCACTCGGATCATCTCCTGTATGAGAGAGGGCTCCATCCGGGGAATTCAGGTTATTATAAAAAACAAAATATTCTTCGCTTACCAATTTTCTGTCCGAATCAATCATGATCGCTGAAGCATCAAGATCGAAGTCATAGCCCGTTCCTTCATTAGGATCCCAACCGAGTCCGATCGTCATTTTAGTCAATCCTATCTCGATTTTCTGTCCTTTCTGTAGATTAATTGCCATAGTATTTTAAATTATGAATTATTTTTTGCATTAAGATAAATGTGATTTATGAATTAACCAAATATATTGATGAAAATAATATTCGCACTACACCTTTGGGTAGTAGAAATCCACAAAAAAAGTCCAATTTTTCAATTGGACTTTATCTATAGATTATAAAATTAATTTTTTATAAATTCTGATCTGAAACGGCGGCATTTCTTGCCTTTGCCAGCATCGGGATAGAAATAAGCCCCATGACAAGCATAATCACAATCTGAAGCGGTAACGAAATAAAGGAATAGGTAAGCCCCATCTCCCCTCCAAGTTCGGCACTTTTCCCCATTGAAATAAATAAAGCCATAAATCCGAACTTCATCGCCAGATTATACGCCCCTATTCCTCCACTGGCAGGAATAATCATTCCTAACGTTCCTACAACAATAATGAAAAATCCGTCTGCAGGGCTGAATCCTGAAGTTTCCGGAAGGGCAAAACATACAAGATATGCTGCAAAATAGTAGCAGATCCAGATTCCCAGGGTATAAAGAATGAATTTTCCTTTTTCTTTTAATTTGAAAATAGTCGTCAATCCCTGGAAAATCCCGTCGATAAAATTTACAATTTTACCTAGAAAAGGAACTCCGGAAAGTCTCTTTTTAAATACAAAGAATAAAACAGTACCGGCAATCAGTATAAGAAGGACCAGCAGTATCTTATCAGGATTAAGCTGTACCCCGGAATTTTTATAGAATGACAAAATTGCTTCGTACTTAAATAGCAATGTCAATCCAAGAAATCCCATCATACATAATAAATCTACCACTCTCTCCAGAATAATGGTACCGAAAGATTTGTCTACGGGAACTTTTTCCACACCATACAATGCTGTAGCTCTTGCCAGTTCTCCACTTCTCGGGATGGTAAGATTCATTAAGTATCCAAAAGAAATTGACCAGAGCGAGTTTGAATTTGAGATGCTGTGCCCCATTGGCTCCAGCATAAGATTCCATCTGATCGCCCTGAACCAGTAAGCGAGTAAACCAAATACCGAAGCAAATACTACCCAAAGATAGTTGGCTTTGGCCAATGACTGCTGAATCACTTTAAAATCAAGCCCTTTTAAGGCAAGCCATAAAAAAAAGCCTGCAAAAGCAAGCGATATTACTATTGTGAGAACCGACTTTAAGGGATTTTTTGATGTTTTCTCCATGAATCAGGTAAGAAGGTTTGTTTTTTCGTCGGGGAAAACAATTTTCGGCTGAAAGTCTTTCGCTTCCTCCGGGGTCATCTGTGCATAGGCAATGATAATGATGATATCATCTTTCTGTACTTTTCTTGCAGCAGGACCATTCAGGCATACTTCTCCTGATTTCCTTTTTCCTTTGATAACGTAGGTATCAAAACGCTCTCCGTTATTGACATTGACGATATAGACCCTCTCTCCCACTACCAATCCGGCAGCTTCAATAAGATCTTCATCTATCGTTATACTTCCTATATAATTAAGGTCAGAGGCTGTTACTCTCACCCTGTGGATCTTAGACTTAAAAACTTCTATTAACATACTGCAAATTTATTAATAAAAATTAATAAAACAGACCTTCTTAATCATTTTAAAACTCCCACTAACACAGGTATTTAATTTTACAAAATACAATAAATACAAACTTTGATTATAAAATCAATAAGCATATGCTTAAAAACTTTAATACTTTATACGTAATTTAGAATTTAATAAATACAGAAAATAATATTAACTTTTTGCTAAAGTCAATACACATAAGCATTTGGCATGATTTTAGTAACCCGTAACGTAGATTTTTCGTGAAAAACCGAATTATCATATTTTAACT encodes the following:
- a CDS encoding aspartate 1-decarboxylase codes for the protein MLIEVFKSKIHRVRVTASDLNYIGSITIDEDLIEAAGLVVGERVYIVNVNNGERFDTYVIKGKRKSGEVCLNGPAARKVQKDDIIIIIAYAQMTPEEAKDFQPKIVFPDEKTNLLT
- a CDS encoding flippase-like domain-containing protein, producing MEKTSKNPLKSVLTIVISLAFAGFFLWLALKGLDFKVIQQSLAKANYLWVVFASVFGLLAYWFRAIRWNLMLEPMGHSISNSNSLWSISFGYLMNLTIPRSGELARATALYGVEKVPVDKSFGTIILERVVDLLCMMGFLGLTLLFKYEAILSFYKNSGVQLNPDKILLVLLILIAGTVLFFVFKKRLSGVPFLGKIVNFIDGIFQGLTTIFKLKEKGKFILYTLGIWICYYFAAYLVCFALPETSGFSPADGFFIIVVGTLGMIIPASGGIGAYNLAMKFGFMALFISMGKSAELGGEMGLTYSFISLPLQIVIMLVMGLISIPMLAKARNAAVSDQNL
- a CDS encoding TerD family protein, which translates into the protein MAINLQKGQTIDLRKNDRGESVYDLSKVTIGLGWDVRKQGGGFFGKLFNKEAEYDLDAVAFLLDGNGKVANLGRTVQTNDGRQMGLYQGDVVFFNSMQHPSGNVWLTGDNRTGAGDGDDEQIIVKLDQLDQSYQKIVFLVTIYQGRTNNQHFGLIENAFIRAVDAKGKEITRYSLSGDSSMNGMCAMVFAEAYRHNGDWKFRAVGEPHHTDNFIDILRQQYAYSN